Within the Corynebacterium sp. sy039 genome, the region TGAGTTTCTCATTTTAGATAAGGTAGAAGTAAGCGTGCATAAACCCCAAGCACCAATTCCACTCGATTTTGCCGATGTGGCAGTTGTGATACAACGAGAACGGAATACCCACTCATGATTCGAGCAGTGCTATCCCTTGGCTCCAATATGGAAGACCGCTATGGGCATCTCGAGAGTGTTTATCAGCACTTTCGCCAGGAGCTGGTATGTGCCTCGCGCATTTATAGCACACCCGCGTGGGGAGTGACGGATCAGAGTGATTTTCTCAATGCAATTATGATTGTTGAAGTTGCACAGACAGCACGAGAGCTTTTACATCGTTGTCAAGAACTTGAGCAGCACGCTAAACGACGACGTACCCAACATTGGGGACCACGTACTCTCGATATTGATCTGATTCAAGTTACCGATGTAGACACACGGCACTATGTCTATAGTGACGATGAAGAATTAGTATTGCCTCATCCTTGGGCAGCCCAGCGCGCATTTGTGATTGTGCCCTGGTATGAACTTGATCCCGAAGCTCATCTTGCGCAGCGCCCTTTGCGTGAGATCATCGCACAATTACGTAGCAGCGCACCAGAGGATATGGCTGCCATAACACCATGCGCGTATTTCGCCAGTGAAGAACCTCAGAAAGAATCTAGGGAATCTAGGGAGTCGGACAGATGAAAAGAACGCCCATTGCTAATCTGATTGCAACAGCAGTATTTTGTGCTTTGGCTTCTTTTATCGTCGTTATGCGCTTTTATGGCGTGATGAGTAATATCCCCGTGTCAGTGGCACTTATGCTATGGACGATGGCGACCCTATGCGCATTATTAGCTCTTAAAGTTCGCAAAAAAATTCAGCAGCAAGAAATAGGGCTCGATCGTAGTCAATTAAATCCACTCAATGTAGCGCAATGCATGGTCGTCGGGAAGGCTTCTGCTTGGACAGGGGCAATTTTCTCCGGGTTCTATGCTGGGATTAGTGCATATGCATTATTGCGCTATACCCAATTGGCTGCGGCGCAAGAAGATATGCCTCGCGCAATTATTACCATGTGTGGTGCCCTGGCGATGGCAGTAGCAGGGGTATTTTTGGAGAAAAGCTGCTCAGTGCCGCCACCGCATGATGCAGAACCTGCATAAAAGAACAATGAAGAATAATAAAGCGCAATGACGTAGCCGCGACTGGTCGAAGGCAGTGAGGCTTTTTGCCGTGGCAGCTTACCTTGATTCTCGTAGTGGGGTATTTTGGTTTTTATGAGTGAGCACAATGCTGAACAAAATAAGGGTACAGGTAGCATCGTCACTGACATGGAATCGGGTAATTCTCTCGCCAATACGTCGGTTGATCGTGGTCAATTCCTGCTGAGTATCCTTGTTGTTTTGGCATTGATCGCCAGTGTTATCATGCTTTTTACTGGCGACGCTGGCGCCTTAAAATTAGCGCTCTTAGCCGCATTATGGTCTGCTGTGATCGGGTTCTTTCTCACAATTCGTTATCGTGGGCAAGTAGAACGCTCTCGCCTAGAATTAGAGCGTCAACGCGTGGAGCATGATAAGCAGCTAGAACAAGCGCAGAAAAATCTGGAAGTTACGCAGGCTCACATGGAGCGTGACATTGAGAAGAAGCTGCACGATCAAGAGACAGCTGCCCTGGCGCAGATTAAACAGCAGCTTGCGGAACTAAAACAACAGCTCGAGTACCTTACCGGGCATAGTATTGTAGAGCCAACGATGTTGCGTGCCAAAGCACAGCGGATTCGAGAGATTGAAAAACCAGAGGGCGCAATAGCCGCCGAATCCACCGATTCTGCCGAATCTCCAGAAGCGACGCAACAAGGCGTAGCCACACCGATCCATGCTGCTACATCGCATAATGCGCCGCTAGCGTCGCAGCAGGAAAGAAAGAATGTTGTTTCTGCGGTAACTGCTGAGAATAAAAAGCAGAATAATGCGCTCGACGAGACACTCGTGCTTGGTGTCGTTAAGGATACGGATGCGCATACAACCTCAGGAAGTGAACCACAGAGCCAGCGCACAAACCTGAAAGCCACCACAAAGGCTCATATTGCTATTGAGGGGCGTCGAGAGCCAAAGAATCCTTATGCGTTCGATAAGACTCGTCCTGCTTTTGATACTGGTTCTTTTGCGCAGGTACCGTGGACGCCACCTCAGCGCCCTGCGGCTTCTGAGACAGTACCCAGTGCATCTGCTACGCCTAGTGCGCCAAGTACACAATCGGGCAGTGCCCGAGTAGCTGAGCCTGGGGTGCAAGAATCGGGTTATCAGGGTCGGCATGGTAAACGGCGACAGGATGAGCATAGTCAGGCTATTTCTGTTGCTGATTTACTCAAGCGAAAAGCTCAAGAAAATTCTAAGGATAATTCATGAGCGAACAGCGCCCGCCGCAGATGAATGTCGCCATCCTTGGCGCACCTGATATTCATATGGCAGGTCTAGAACTGGGTGAATTCTTCGCTAGCGAAGGTCACCACATTGACTATCATCCAACACTGACCGACCACAGTAATTTTGACTTGATAATTCTCAGTCCCAGCGACCCAGGGCAGCTACCAGATCTCGTAGCTCAGTGCACAGAATGTATCAGGTTTGGCACTATTGTTATGCACACCAGTGTGTGCCATGATCGGGATATCTTAGCGCCACTACAAAATTATGGCGCTGTGATTATGTCAGTTACACCAGTGTTTTTTCATTGGATTGTGCATACAGTTGATGATGAGTTATGTACGGCAATAGGTGAATTATTATTTCCCAACATCGTCGAGTACATACGTCCTGACATTGGTACTAGCCCCCGCGAAGTTGCAGAACATATTGCGCTAGCAACGCTATATGGCTTTTTAGAAGTGACCGTATCTCCCTTGAGTCTAGCGGGTATGGATACGTCGTGGCTGGGGTCAACACCATTATGGCGAATTGAGCAATTCCTGTACCCGGAAATTTTGGATTCCCTCCTGGAACTTTTACCTGACACATATCATCAAAAGATATTGCGCATGGCTGTTGCCCGTTATGTGGAGCAAAATAACCAGAATATGTATGGAGAAAGGTTGTCGCGTCTTCAATTGTGGGTTAAGGAGTGGGAATAACAATGGCTTTTGTATTTGGTGCGGCACAAACTTTTAGCGACCCACAGCATATTTCCATGTGCGCCCGAGTGTTTGCCAAACAAGGACGTCCTGTGGTGTTTGTCCCCCTAGGTAAAGCACTTCATGCTGGTCATCGTGCACTTATTCGTGCAGCTAAAACCATTCCTGGCGCTGTAGTCTTTGTCAGTATCACAAGTGATGATACTCAAGATCATGAGCTATTGAGAGAAGAAAAAGTTGATGTAGTGTTTCGCTTTTCGACGGATACTCTCTGGGAAAATGGACTGCGCACAATGATACGCGTTACTCATGATTGCTTAGAGCCTCGCGTCGAGTTAGAAACTGGGCTTACTAGCATAGTGACGTTGCTGAACATTATTCGCCCTAGCGATATTTTTTTGGGAGAAAAAGACTATGAATTGCTGTTGCTGGTTCAACGCATGATTAGTGATTTTCATCTCGGGGTAAAGGTTCATTCAATTCCCATTGTGCGTACTCATGAGGGAGTTGCGATGTCTTTGCGTAATGCTGCTGTTGCAGAATCGGAGCGAGCTAAAGTTTTGGCGCTTTCTGCCGCGCTTACTGCGGGTGCTCATGTTGCAGAGCAAGGCAAGGAAGCGATTATTCGTGCGTGCGAAGATGTACTTGCTGCAGCAGGGGTAACACCAGAGTATGTGCAGTTGCGTTCAGTTTCTTTTGGGGATGCACCAGACACTGGCGACGGCAGACTCCTAGTTGCAGCTGTCGTCGCCGGGGTGCGTCTGTTAGATAATGTAGGGGTGCCCATTGGGATTGGGTTTAGAAACCTCGACCAATAGGCACATTTTTAGTGCTTGGCTAGCCAGTCAATAACCTTGTCCATTGCTTCATGCTTGGCAGGTTCATTGAATACCTCGTGCATTTGGTTTTCCCAGTACACCAATTCCTTATCGGTAGAGGCAATGCTGTTGTACCAGTCTTTTGCAAAGTAGCTAGGCACAATGCCATCTTTGGTGCCGTGGGTAATCAAGGTTGGGGTGGTGAAGTTCTGCGCATTAACGCCGTCGTATAGTGCAGCAAAAACCATTTGCTGTGCCATACCTATGGATAGTTTTTTATTGACCAAAGGATCGGTTTGATATTGTGCAGTCACAGCTGGGTCACTTGCGACGCCGTCGGTAAATGCGTTAGGTACTTGCAGTTGATCGGTCAATGGTGCAGATGCCCAGTGGAAATTGATTGCACCTGGAATAAGCCCAGTCAGTGCTTGAGTATTAACTGGGGTAGTGGTCAAAAGGTCAAGGGGGAGGCGCTCGGAAAGAGTGGGACCGAGTGCTTTTTGAGCTTCGGACATATCGCGCGGAGTGATGGTATTGCCGGAGTCTTTGCGACCGGAGAAATTAAGCGGAGTGCCACCACCATTGCTGATGATTCCTGCTACTTCACCGTTGTATTTGATGCCATAGAATTGCGCTGCCAGCGCTCCCATAGAGTGCCCAAGCATATATGTTTTTACTTCTGGGTGCTGTGCCTTTGCTTTTTGCACTACTTGGTTGATGTCATCGACGAGGAAGTGGAAATCGTCGATGTGGCCGCGTACTACTTGGTTGCCAAGCTCTGGTAGGGCAGATTTGCCGTGTCCACGGTGGTCGAGACGATACACATTGTAGCCAGCTGCAAGCAAGCGATCGGCAACGTAGTCATAGCGACCAGAGTGTTCAGCTGCACCATGAACGACGACGACATTACCTTTGGCACCTGGGATGGTTTGTGACTTCCAGTAGATGCGGGTGCCTTTATTGTCGGTACTGGTGAGGTAGCCTTCTTCTGTGCGTGCGTTAATGGCTACTGCGGTGCTGCCAGTAATATCTGCTGCTTGAGCGGGAATATCTGCATATGCCATGCTGCCAGTTGTGGCGGCGGCGAGGGCTATGCTTAGGATCTTCTTGCGAATATGCATATTTCCTCCAAAACACTATTTCTGGTTTTCTGTCCAGATGTTTGTCAGGATAGCCTTATATGCGGAGAGTATGCAAGATCGCTTAATGGTGGGTGTAGTGCGCTGGGTCACATAGGCATGATTATCTTTCCATGAACTCTAAGACTTCCTGGCGGGTTGGCGGTTGTGCGCCAGTACGGGAACAAGTAATTGCAGCAGCATATGCCGCATATGAGGCGATTTCGGTCCATACATTGATGTCAAAGATGTCAAGAATGTCACAGGTACCCCGTGGTGATCCTGCTGGGATTCTACGATCCAGTTCTGCTAACAATGCCCCCATGACAGTATCGCCGGCACCAATCGTATCTGAAACGGTAATTGTCGGTGCAGGCACCGTCACTGCTGTAGCCTCTAGGTCTGCCGATGTTTGGTTGATAATAACTTCAAGCCCACCTGCACCATGTGTGATTACAGTGATGGGCGTGCGCGGATGTCCAAGGAATTCATCTTCCTCAGCAGATAATTTGAGTAGGGTAACGTCGTCAAGCAATGATAATAAAAACTCACGGTGCTCTGGGGTGGCATAAAAAGAACGGATATTAGGGTCGAGCGCTATGAAAGTACCCTGTGCAGCTAGGTTTTTAAGTAACTTACTATAGCGGCTAGCACCTGGTTCTAAAGCAAGCGATACAGTACCGAAACAAGCAATGTCAGTGTCAAGGTGTGTGGGAGGGGTAACAAAACGATCCGCTGTCTGCTCTAAGTAAAAGGAATACTGCGCGCTACCATCTGCGCCAATGCTGCTCAACGCCAAGGATGTGGGAAGGTCACTGCGTGTTACATAGTGGGTATTTACGCCCTCTTTGTTGAGAGTATCTACCAAGGCTTGTCCAAAAGGGTCGGTAGATAGTTGCGATAAGAATTGAGTGCGTGCCCCCATGCGGCTAGCGGCTATGGCTACATTAAACGGGCCGCCTCCTGGAACTGGTTGTAAAGCGGCTAAACTTCCACCGCTATCCTGGCTCATAGTGTGCTCAGATTTTTGTGTTTTATCTGTATGTTGAGGTACGAGATCAATAAGGCCTTCGCCGCAAACAGTAATCATGGCATCCTATTCTAGCTATGTCAGTTATGTCGGCTGTGTCGGCCAGGTCAGAGAACGGCCATAGCGCAGGTGAATTCCTACTTTCGTGCCTATTTCATGCCAAAATGAGTCTTCTTTTTGCAGAAAATAAACCTGTGGTTATACGCGAAAAGAGTTCTTCGACTACCCTTGAAAGACGTGACTGATGTAAAAAAGACTCCACAGGCAGCTGAGCAACCAGAACAGGTAAGAATTAGGAAGCAAAAGCGGCAAACGCTTATCGACGCAGGCCATGATCCCTACCCAGTTGAGGTCGATCGCACTACGTCGATTAAGGAGCTACGTCAGCGTTTCATTGTGCTAGGTGAAGACGAGCAACCAGGCACTGATCCTGGGGTAACTTACCTCAATATCGGGGAAGAAACAGACCAAGAAGTAGCAATTGCTGGTCGTGTCCTTTTTGTGCGCAATACCGGAAAACTCTGTTTCGCGGCGCTCCAGGAAGGCGATGGCACCCATATTCAAGCCATGATTTCGCTCAATGGGGTAGGTGAGCAGTCGTTGGCGGATTGGAAAGCTAATGTAGACCTTGGCGATATAGTCTCGGTGCGCGGTAAGGTTATTTCCTCCAAGCGTGGTGAGCTTTCCGTATTGGCAAGCAGCTGGCACATGGCGTCGAAAGCACTCCGACCATTGCCAGTGGCGTTCGTGGATATGAATGAAGACACGCGTGTTCGTCAGCGCTATACCGATCTCATTATGCGTGAACAGGCGCGCACCAATGCTCTTACTCGCATTAAAGTCATGCGTGCTTTGCGACGTTATCTCGAAGACCAAGGGTTCTTAGAGGTAGAAACCCCCATGTTGCAGACTTTGCATGGTGGAGCTGCTGCGCGCCCCTTTATTACACACTCAAATGCGCTTGATATGGACTTATACCTGCGTATCGCGCCAGAGCTTTACCTCAAGCGTTGTGTGGTTGGTGGGCTTGAACGTGTTTTTGAGGTGAATCGTAATTTCCGCAATGAGGGAGTGGATTCTTCCCATAGTCCAGAATTTGCCATGCTCGAAACATATCAAGCATGGGGTACTTATGACGATTGCGCTGCAATGATCCAAAACCTCATTCAATCTGTTGCGCAGGAAGTTTTTGGCAGCACTACAGTAACGCTTGCCGACGGCACTACCTATGATTTTGGTGGGCAGTGGAAAACAATTGAAATGTATCCTTCGCTCAATGAGGCGCTTGCCCGCAAATACCCAGGGCAACCGGAGGTAACTATTGACTCTACTGTGGAAGAACTCAAAGAGATTGCAGCGGTTATCGGATTAAAAGTGCCTGCTGATGGTGGTTGGGGGCATGGAAAGCTCGTCGAAGAAATTTGGGAAGTATTGTGCGAGGATCAACTTTATGGTCCGATTTTCGTGCGCAATTTCCCTGTGGAGACATCTCCACTGACTCGCCAGCATAGGCAACAAGCAGGTGTTACTGAGAAGTGGGATCTGTATGTTCGTGGTTTTGAGCTGGCAACTGGTTATTCTGAGCTGGTAGACCCAGTTGTACAGCGTGAACGGTTTGAGGATCAGGCGCGTCTTGCTGCTGGTGGTGATGATGAGGCAATGGTGCTTGATGAGGACTTCCTGGCCGCAATGGAACAGGGTATGCCACCGACAGCCGGAACAGGTATGGGTATTGATCGCCTGCTTATGGCACTGACTGGATTAGGAATTAGAGAAACAGTGCTTTTCCCAATCGTAAAACCGGAAAAGACCTCGTAAGGAGATAACATATGTTGCTTGCTGAAGCACTTGCAGATCGAGCAGAATCTCAGAACCATCTTAAAAAATTGGCAGAACGCCTTGTGGTAGTTGCTCGTGTTCAAGATGGTGATGTGCCCGAGGAAGATCCACGGAAGCTGCTGGAAGATGCGCAACGACTTTTCGAGCATATTGAGGATTTAGTGCGTCGCATCAATGCGACTAATGCAGCTACGCCTTTCGACGAAAATCTCACGCTTACTGATGCCATTGCCAAGCGTGACTCTGCTTTGCAGCAGCGTCGTTTCTACACGCAATTGGCAGATGCGGCAACGCGTCGTCAAGATCGCTATAGCCGTTCTGAGATTAAGTTTATTGCGACGATGGACGTCGCGTGGTTGCGTACACAGGCTGATCAAGCCTCTAAGGAATATCGTTTGTTGGACACTAAAATCCAACAGCTCAATTGGAATACAGAGCTAATCGAGCTATAACGCAAGAACAAGTTGGTAGTTCTTATGTGGCTTGTGGGTTCTTTTTGGTGTGTATTGGCCGGACCTTCACGGTAGACAGAAGGATCATGGCGCCTTCTAGCGAGTGTTGAAGGCCGTAAGGTTCGAATCCTTACCTGCACAGAAATTCGCTATATGGTGCACATGTTATTGCCGAAAGGCGTCACTGTTATAGTTCACCACCGCAATACAAGAAAAAGTAATCCATGTGGTCGCTAGGGATGAGGGTTGGGTCAGGGGATCTTGTTCTTTTCTGAGAATCATCGGCGGCACGAATTCTCGTGCGCACGGAAGCACCTGCCATGAGTCAGGTGGCTTTCATGACGCAATAGTGGCACCACACCAAGTGGGGTTTAGTATTGGCGATTTTTGCATTTTTCTCGAGTGTTCGCTACTGGCGTACAATCAGATATATGCCTCTCTAGCTGCTATTATTCCTTCATTTTTTCTCTGTTCGGGCAAATACTTCTCCTTAGTGCAATGAATTAGTCCCCAAGGGCGTTAGAGTAGGTGCATTAACGTTATATGAATAAAAATTGTATTAGCTACATTCAAGGGGAAGTAGATAATGTTTGAGAGATTTACCGACCGTGCTCGTCGCGTTATTGTGTTGGCACAGGAAGAAGCTCGTGGCTTAAACCATAATTACATCGGTACAGAGCATATTTTGCTTGGGCTCATTCACGAGGGTGAAGGTGTCGCTGCTAAAGCATTAGAGTCAATGGGTATTTCCCTTGAAGCAGTCCGTCAGGAAGTAGAAGAGATTATTGGTCATGGTGCTGAACCACCAGTTGGGCATATTCCTTTTACCACCCGAGCTAAGAAGGTATTGGAGCTTTCTTTGCGCGAAGGGCTACAGATGGGGCATAAGTACATCGGTACTGAGTTCCTTTTGCTTGGGCTTATCCGTGAGGGGGAGGGTGTTGCTGCCCAGGTTTTGGTCAAGCTCGGTGCTGATTTGCCGCGTGTGCGCCAGCAAGTTATTCAGTTGCTTTCTGGTTATGAAGGGGGGCAAAGCAGTCCAGAAAATCGCGATAATGGCGAAGCAGTCGGTGCCGGTGCGGGCGCTGGTCGAGGTGGGCGCTCAGGTGGCGTCGGGGAGCGTTCTAACTCTTTAGTTCTTGATCAATTTGGCCGTAACCTTACTCAAGCTGCCAAAGACGGCAAACTTGATCCAGTAGTAGGTCGGGATCAAGAAATTGAACGTATCATGCAGGTGCTTAGTCGTCGTACTAAGAATAACCCCGTGCTTATCGGTGAGCCTGGTGTAGGTAAAACAGCCGTAGTTGAAGGTTTGGCACTTGCTATTGTCAATGGTAAAGTTCCCGAGACTTTGCGGGAAAAGCAGCTTTATTCTCTCGACTTAGGTTCTTTGGTTGCAGGTTCTCGTTATCGCGGTGATTTCGAGGAACGTCTCAAGAAGGTTCTCAAGGAAATCCACCAGCGTGGTGACATCATCCTCTTTATCGACGAGATCCACACCCTTGTTGGTGCTGGTGCTGCCGAGGGAGC harbors:
- a CDS encoding alpha/beta hydrolase, with protein sequence MHIRKKILSIALAAATTGSMAYADIPAQAADITGSTAVAINARTEEGYLTSTDNKGTRIYWKSQTIPGAKGNVVVVHGAAEHSGRYDYVADRLLAAGYNVYRLDHRGHGKSALPELGNQVVRGHIDDFHFLVDDINQVVQKAKAQHPEVKTYMLGHSMGALAAQFYGIKYNGEVAGIISNGGGTPLNFSGRKDSGNTITPRDMSEAQKALGPTLSERLPLDLLTTTPVNTQALTGLIPGAINFHWASAPLTDQLQVPNAFTDGVASDPAVTAQYQTDPLVNKKLSIGMAQQMVFAALYDGVNAQNFTTPTLITHGTKDGIVPSYFAKDWYNSIASTDKELVYWENQMHEVFNEPAKHEAMDKVIDWLAKH
- the folK gene encoding 2-amino-4-hydroxy-6-hydroxymethyldihydropteridine diphosphokinase, giving the protein MRAVLSLGSNMEDRYGHLESVYQHFRQELVCASRIYSTPAWGVTDQSDFLNAIMIVEVAQTARELLHRCQELEQHAKRRRTQHWGPRTLDIDLIQVTDVDTRHYVYSDDEELVLPHPWAAQRAFVIVPWYELDPEAHLAQRPLREIIAQLRSSAPEDMAAITPCAYFASEEPQKESRESRESDR
- a CDS encoding pantoate--beta-alanine ligase; this translates as MAFVFGAAQTFSDPQHISMCARVFAKQGRPVVFVPLGKALHAGHRALIRAAKTIPGAVVFVSITSDDTQDHELLREEKVDVVFRFSTDTLWENGLRTMIRVTHDCLEPRVELETGLTSIVTLLNIIRPSDIFLGEKDYELLLLVQRMISDFHLGVKVHSIPIVRTHEGVAMSLRNAAVAESERAKVLALSAALTAGAHVAEQGKEAIIRACEDVLAAAGVTPEYVQLRSVSFGDAPDTGDGRLLVAAVVAGVRLLDNVGVPIGIGFRNLDQ
- the lysS gene encoding lysine--tRNA ligase, translated to MTDVKKTPQAAEQPEQVRIRKQKRQTLIDAGHDPYPVEVDRTTSIKELRQRFIVLGEDEQPGTDPGVTYLNIGEETDQEVAIAGRVLFVRNTGKLCFAALQEGDGTHIQAMISLNGVGEQSLADWKANVDLGDIVSVRGKVISSKRGELSVLASSWHMASKALRPLPVAFVDMNEDTRVRQRYTDLIMREQARTNALTRIKVMRALRRYLEDQGFLEVETPMLQTLHGGAAARPFITHSNALDMDLYLRIAPELYLKRCVVGGLERVFEVNRNFRNEGVDSSHSPEFAMLETYQAWGTYDDCAAMIQNLIQSVAQEVFGSTTVTLADGTTYDFGGQWKTIEMYPSLNEALARKYPGQPEVTIDSTVEELKEIAAVIGLKVPADGGWGHGKLVEEIWEVLCEDQLYGPIFVRNFPVETSPLTRQHRQQAGVTEKWDLYVRGFELATGYSELVDPVVQRERFEDQARLAAGGDDEAMVLDEDFLAAMEQGMPPTAGTGMGIDRLLMALTGLGIRETVLFPIVKPEKTS
- a CDS encoding DIP1984 family protein; translation: MLLAEALADRAESQNHLKKLAERLVVVARVQDGDVPEEDPRKLLEDAQRLFEHIEDLVRRINATNAATPFDENLTLTDAIAKRDSALQQRRFYTQLADAATRRQDRYSRSEIKFIATMDVAWLRTQADQASKEYRLLDTKIQQLNWNTELIEL
- a CDS encoding carbohydrate kinase, which translates into the protein MITVCGEGLIDLVPQHTDKTQKSEHTMSQDSGGSLAALQPVPGGGPFNVAIAASRMGARTQFLSQLSTDPFGQALVDTLNKEGVNTHYVTRSDLPTSLALSSIGADGSAQYSFYLEQTADRFVTPPTHLDTDIACFGTVSLALEPGASRYSKLLKNLAAQGTFIALDPNIRSFYATPEHREFLLSLLDDVTLLKLSAEEDEFLGHPRTPITVITHGAGGLEVIINQTSADLEATAVTVPAPTITVSDTIGAGDTVMGALLAELDRRIPAGSPRGTCDILDIFDINVWTEIASYAAYAAAITCSRTGAQPPTRQEVLEFMER
- a CDS encoding DUF6779 domain-containing protein, which gives rise to MESGNSLANTSVDRGQFLLSILVVLALIASVIMLFTGDAGALKLALLAALWSAVIGFFLTIRYRGQVERSRLELERQRVEHDKQLEQAQKNLEVTQAHMERDIEKKLHDQETAALAQIKQQLAELKQQLEYLTGHSIVEPTMLRAKAQRIREIEKPEGAIAAESTDSAESPEATQQGVATPIHAATSHNAPLASQQERKNVVSAVTAENKKQNNALDETLVLGVVKDTDAHTTSGSEPQSQRTNLKATTKAHIAIEGRREPKNPYAFDKTRPAFDTGSFAQVPWTPPQRPAASETVPSASATPSAPSTQSGSARVAEPGVQESGYQGRHGKRRQDEHSQAISVADLLKRKAQENSKDNS
- a CDS encoding DUF3180 domain-containing protein, with amino-acid sequence MKRTPIANLIATAVFCALASFIVVMRFYGVMSNIPVSVALMLWTMATLCALLALKVRKKIQQQEIGLDRSQLNPLNVAQCMVVGKASAWTGAIFSGFYAGISAYALLRYTQLAAAQEDMPRAIITMCGALAMAVAGVFLEKSCSVPPPHDAEPA